AGGGGAGTGGAAGGGAGGGGTGGTTGAAGGTGGGTGCTCACGATGGATATGAGGATGATGCGCAGGAGCAAATCCAACCGCTTTCTGTTCTCGTCCTTCATCTTCTTCGCCCCCTGCTTCGTTATGGCTGCGCTGCTCGAGGTTCTCCTCCCCCCTTCAGTTTGTGCTGGGAACTTGGGATCCTCGTGTTTTTACTTGGCAAGAAACCGAGTCCATCAGCTATGCCTCGCGAATAGACCTGGGCAaatgtcgggtcgggtcgggtcgggttcgggtcgggtcaaggccgggtcacgggtcgcataggacggcccgcgcccgacccgtacctatcaccgggtcgggtcgggttgacccgtgcaccctgcgcgggcgtgtcgggtcggggttttttcgggttgggtcgggttttttggcatttgggttgggtttttcgggttgggttgggttttgggtcaaaaatcacggtccgtgcccggcccgttgattgttgcgggtcaaaaaatacggcccgcgcccacccgccacgtagctcgggtcgggtcgggtcgggtttttttcgggcgggttggatcgggttgttcgggtcgggtgacCCATGCCCAGGTATACTCGCGAACTCTTTTCTAGTTGGACTCATTATTAAGCTGGGCCGggctgcttcctcttcttcccacCTGATTTTCTTTGGGATTTTCTTTGGGTTAAAATAGGCTTATGCCCATTGACCCAGCCGGTGCGATAGCATTTAGGCTTATGCCCATTGACCCACTAGTCCCGGTGCGATAGCATTTAAGGCCACCTGCTCCGCATCTGTGCGATTCCACAACGGTCACGCCACAAACACCGACCGACCGACCGACGGAACAAGCGTAGCGATCAaggggagaggggagaggagcGAGCGAGAAAGATGGCGCAGGTGTGGGCGGTGTCCCTGGCCGTGGCGTCGCTCGCCATCAGCATGCTCGGGGTGCTCGGCGTCTGGCTCTGCTACCTCTTCGACGCCGTGGCGCGGGGCCGCGCGCCCCGGACCCCGCCGCCCACGCCCCAGGCGGCgtccgaggaggaggacgaggaggacggcAAGAACGGGCTCTCGGAGGCGGAGCTGATGCGGCTCGGCGGGGTCGCCGTGCTGGAGTCCACGGATGGcggggagaaggaggaggagggggaggcgctCTGCCCGATCTGCCTTGACGCCATGGAGCCCGGCCGCGCCGTACGCGTGCTCCCCGGCTGCAACCGCGCCTTCCACCAGGACTGCGTCGACCGGTGGCTCGCCATCTCGCCGCgctgccctgtatgcaacgtctgggccgcgccgccgcgggcgcccgcGTCCTCGCCGCGGTCGCCAAAGACCGGCTGGGATTCGTGAGGTGGGGGCGGCGTCTTCTCTGGCGCCTGTGGCGGGTCAGTTCTTGGTTCTTGACGAATTCTTGGTTGGGTTCTGATCGTCGATCAAGAAGCCTTCTTGATGAACTCTCGTCGGTTTCGCACTTGTGGAGAACGATTCTTGATGAATTCTTGGCGGCTACTTGATTTTGTGAAGGATTCTTGGACGGGATTGCATGTTCATCGATTCGATCCTCGAATTCCTGTTCCAGATCAGTAGGTTTTGCAGGTTTTATTTCTTATTCTTGTAACAGATCATCACATTTCGACAGAGTTAGTCTTCCCGATGAACGAGCTGAATTGATTATGCCAATGTTTGTGGGATTGCATAATCTGTCTTTGTTTCTAAAGCTTCAGACTAGTTCTTTTGGTCGTTCGTACCCTAGGAATCCCGGGGTATGCCCCCTAGCCCGGACTATCTTGAATCAGGTAGGTCTGTTTGGGCCGAAAACTTTCCCACTCTGCTCTCTCTGTTCGCTCTGTAATGCTGGATGGAACTGGGTATTTCCGTTTTTATTAATGGAAATGTTGATGAGCCTCGTATCGAACAGGGTGTTTCTGAAGCTGAAACTTGAAAGCTTGGTTCCTATGGTGCCGCAAGTTGAAGTTTTTGTTAGTAATCTATTAACAGAATCAGTAATCTGACCTGATCCTCACGATGTCAAAAGTATTATTTTCGTTTGTTCTGCCTTTGATCTGTGATCAGCAAATGGAATGACAGCAACTGTAGAATCTGCACCTTTTTCAGCTGAAACTTCTGCAGAAGTGGTTCTCAGAGATTGTGCCTTGTATAGTTCTGTACTGTGTAGTACTGCAGGATTGGGAATTGGGATACTCAAGAATGCCAGTTTTAAACTTTCATGGTTAGTATTAAGTCCCGGATTGAGATACTGGGAATGACAGTTTTAATCTTCTGATAACTTTCATGGTTATTAAGTCCCTGCGCAGTCACTTTCCGAGTTTAGAACGTCACTTTCTACAGTAACTGTATTACCAGAGTTTGGTGCTCAAAGCTTCTCAGAATCAGTTGATATGCAGACCCTTTATTTGGCTCCATGTTTTATTTGATTCAGAGTGTTCCATTGCTCAACGCTGTCAAGCTATACAAATTTCAGTCTAGTCAATCTGTTTGCTTGCACCTTGCAGCTTGTAGGCTATACCAAGCTCAGTACAGTTCAACAAACTACCAACTGACACTGACGCTGCTCCAAATCAAGTCTAGCACTCTCGTCTGCGTTATTGTATAACTTTGATGATCAAGTAACTACTTAAATGTCTGATGATCTGCTTACTTTTGCACGGTGAACGCTGTCCTTCCAGATATACGTTTGCCAACCAAAGACCTTGTTCTTATGAAATAATATCGCTAATGCCGCCAGCACCCAGTCAGTGAATGCCGGCCTGCTGGGTGCTGGCTCTGTGTAAAGAACCTGTTTTGCCTTATGGGGTCACATGATCAAGTAAAGGAAGTCACTCGggtacaacaacaaaaaaatcgtaaaaaaaaggaacaaaaatataaatgttgTAAAGGATATATATGTTTCTGGGACTTTGATGAGCATGTTTTGAAAGTAAAGCGATCGCAGTATTTCTCAGTATGGAAACACTCACACAACAGAAGACTACAAAGATTTGTGAAGAAGTGTGAATCATCAATTAACTATCCACTCAATACAACTATGTTCTGCATCCCCTAACAATTTTGTTACAGAAAATTGCCcaaaaatcatcacatacaGTGCTGTTCCTTATTAAAGTGATCAGTTCAAACAATTTAGACTGCATGAATTTTGGAATGATCTGAATAAGTAGCAAGGCCCAGGATGCAACCCAGATTAGCTGTGCCCTGTCATGTCAAGCAGTTCACCAAGACCTTTTAGTCTCTGCTTCCCTTCACTAATCAAAAACCTAATCTTTTGAGTATCATCACAGTGGCGATATTTTTCAAACTCGGCCCTTGTGGTCTGCCTCAACTCATCTAGACAAACCATGTCCATGAATAATTAATTAGTTGCACCTTAAAATATAGCAGCACATACAGTAGAGTAAAATAAGCAAGGAGCCTAACCTTGGGCATGTTCAGGGGCTCGACGAATAATTCGCAATGCCTGACTATAAAGCTTTAAGACACGTGCACGCAAGATGAAAGCCCGTAAATCCATGAAATGCGTCATTCAAGAACAACTTAAGCCAAATAATGATCATGTCATGTGAAACCTCCCAGCAAACTGGAAATTCAATAAAAACAAGATGCATACGGTCATATAACCTTCAAGTGCTTGAAGTTAACATTATGTTTGACATCTGTACATATGGCACACAAGTATATCATGCATACTAAGAAAAGTTTTAAACATCTGTAGTCGAAATTCACCAACTACAGACAGGTAAATTACACATTTATACCGCAAAAGTTAGGCATCACCGCACAGCACTTGCTAAGGATAAATAATGCAAAAAAACTATGCATAGTCTCAACAAAGTCTCCCATCTTCAATTTTTCTCATGAACAACGGAAACAAGTGCTTCAAGAGCTTATGTTCTTCATGaatgaaaaaattatatatactaAGGATCTAGCTAAAGCATGTTGACATGGAGGATTTTACCAAGGGCAATCAACTTTCCATCACTTCCCACCGAACAATCAGTGTAAGTTGCCTAAGATAAGCTCACAATAGTATCTTCACTACAATAAACATTGCCGCTGGTGGTGATAGGATGGTGGCATGTCCACACCAACCCCCACGACAGCTCTCCCCCCACACGTTAGTGTTGGTGACAACATACTGAGCCGCAACACACCTCTCCCTAGAGCTTgtaactatttttttttctcgaacgcaCAGGTgagctgcgcatcaatatattaagagtTGTAACTATTTTGTCTCTGGATTCTCTTGCGCCATTCTCTTGAGCAATCAGGCTAAAATCAAACAGGTAGTAGAACCAAATATACTATGGCTGAAATCAAAGTAAATCAAAATTATATGTGTTTCCATAGCAGAAATGTAGAGATAGGTTGAGTGAAAAAAGATattcaaaactatttgaatttcaAAAGCAAATTAACAGAGCTTTAACCGTGGCATCGCATGGGCATCCTGTTACTAGTCTTAATTTTAGTGCTCAATGGCCTGCCTCAGAGGAAAACTGTTTTCAGTAATTCTACATACAGATATGCACGGCAGCGGATGCATCATCTCATCTGAATATCTGATGCATTTCAACAAACACCTAATGCTCACACGTGCAAGTTCAGCCGTGCTTGGGTACCAGATCCCATGGTGTTCAATTGCCTATTTAGAAATTCCAAATCCCTAAAGTTAGCTACGGGTGCTAGCTCCAGATCAATAGGAATTGAAAAAACTAGAGCAAGCCGCAGTCACTAACCAACttgcagccgcgccgccgtatGCCCGCTCCGCCGCGACCAGGTCCGATGCCCGGATATCTCCTTGCTGCGGGCTGctgtcggccgccgccgcctcctgcttcTGAGCTTCTCACTTCTCTCGGCTGCGCTGCTTGCCTGCCCCGCAGATCACCGCCAccaaactcttttttttttttttgacaagcaCCGCCCCCAGATTTGGGGCTTGTTCGGTGTTCACAACGCACCTAGCTGTAGCTGGACAGACGAGACAAAGGAGGATTTGAGCTGGGTCAGGAAGATATCAGGCCCTGGGCTAGTCTGTCGGCCTGAGGGAAGGGAGTTCGGGCGTGGTCTGCTTCTTTGGGCTGACATAtctgggaaaaaaaagaaacttttGGCCCATATTCATAGTCATTTCCTGGTAATTGTTAAATTTCCCCTCGATATTTTTTGGACATGCCGGTGCATTTGCATTCATGGGTGCTTTACCTTCTCCACCGAATTGTCTTCAACACGAGCAGAAGTTGTGTCCAAGAGGACTGTACTTGGATTCGTAGTATTGAATTGCATGCACTTTTGGAGCAAACCATGTGATCACGCTGCCATTGATCCACGCTATCAAGTGAAAAGTCGAGCATGGTACTAGAATTAGATTATGCGCGCTGATCCACTTAGTATAATAGCAGCATTGCTCCTCAGCGTTGACCTACCGTGTGCGAACTTCCAGGTCTAGAAGACGTAGGTTCGTTGCAGCAGCCATAGGGGAGTATAGTAAACCAGCAACGAGAACATGGGGAAGAGACGCGGCCAGCAGTCTCATTGTCTCAATGTCAACACGAGCAACCCGTACGCTCTCTGCTCGCGGAGTTCGCAGACTCCAAGATGCTCCTAGATTCAGGAGCGCAGGCCTCCGGTCATCGCCTTCGCCGCTCTCGAGGCCGGACGCAGTCATCGCGCGGCGGCAAATGTTTCTATCCCCCACGCGCGTGTCTGCACAAACCGACGCGGCGCGTCGTCCTGCTCCgcttcgaggaggaggaggaggaggagggcgatcCGCCCCTGCTCGCTCGTGCTGGAAAAATCTCTCCGCTTCAAGGAGTCAGAACGCGAGTTCGATCGGCGCCGCGTTGTCGGctgtcagcagcagcagcagctcgatcGATCGGTGTGCAAGGAAAATCGCGAGCGTGGGACGGAAGCAACCGAGCAGGAGCCGGTCGCTGCGTGGTGGTGCGTTTCCACGTCGTCAATGGCGCAGTACAGAAGGCGAAAGCGGGGGCATGAATGCTGCCGAACCCTtgccgcgagctgggccggcagCGGAACGGTGGTTCGTGGGGCGACTGATGGAGATGGAGGTCTGGCCTGACGGTACTGTCACGGATTGAAAGCAGGCGGATCGTTGGAGAGGTTTGTTCAGAGGTTCAGGCTCCGACGAGACCATGATTGCAGATCGTCAAAAGTTCCCAATGATTTGTTGGCGTCAGGACTGTTGTGTTTGACAAACTTTCAATTCATAGGCCTGCCCAAATTTGTACCGCTTGTATGGAGTACAAGACTGGTCGAGACCGTATTATGGCAGTGTGAAGCATACAGGAATAGATGGCAAGTGGAGTGTGCATTATTTTCACACAGAAAGACATTTTTCTGGTGAACCCCATTTTCCTgatgtttaaactctgaactaccTAAAAGGTCGGAATAAAGACCATGATATACTTCTAAAACGCTTGTCAGTTTTAACTTAACTATTTGTACGCTACTTGAAATAAAGCTGAAACTGCACATCAGCCCCCAACCGAAAGCAGCGGCACACGCTAGTGTGCTCCGTTGTAAAATCTCAACACAAACATAGGTTATGCATCTGGTCACCTTATTTTGATTCGAAAACCCAAAATAATGCAGAGGGGAAAAGCGAGGCCCGGCCCGTACAGCGGCAACCGCAACCACAACATGGCAGCAAGCTTACAGCCAACTAGTGGATACCAGGAAGAACAAGAGACCATGTTTTCTTTAATAGGACAGCCCCATCTGGCCATGTGCGATGGAATCTCGCCACCGGTTCTTCCCTTTGCTCCGCTCCTAACCACTGATACTTTTGGTTATGTTCCGTGCCCAACCGAAAGGCAAAACAACAGAACAGGGTACTATTTGTCcgcagtaaaaaaaaaggacaTGTACATGTGCCGGATTCACGGATCACCATTTCGCTCACGGGTTCACGGTGGCATAGCTAGCATGGCGACACCGTAAAATCTCAGTGCCGGACAAGAGGAAAAACAGAAGCAATCCTGGTAGCTTGCTACTCCCCTGAGCAACCTGCTCACACCACCAGTCATTCCCAAATCACAAGTTCACAGCAGGTTGGATGCCGAATTTGGGACCAGTTCATCAGCCATCAGCACTTGCATTGTGTCGCAAGGTCCAAAACACATCTCGATCTTTCCTCCCTTTCTGGTTCataccaaaaagaaaaaaaattcacaggGCAAAATGCACAAACTCGCGGAGGACGATTAAGCAGCCATTGGAGCCCATGATAAGCAGGGTCCGGAGCAATGTACACATACATCTAGCACTTAGCGATGATCAAAACGCACCCAACCCATAATTAGTCAAGGGATTACTAGCCATCCGTTCGTCTACTagcggagcggcggcgatcAGTAGACCTCCTCGGGGATGCTCTGCAGGCCGGGCTCCCACTCCCCGCTCGCCTGCATCCGGcgcgccgcctcggccgccCGCCGCATGCTGCGCCGCCGGAGCGACTGCAGCCTCTGCTCGGCGCCCGgcccggcgcccgccgccgcgcgctgacggcgccgctcgccggtggccgcc
This window of the Panicum virgatum strain AP13 chromosome 1K, P.virgatum_v5, whole genome shotgun sequence genome carries:
- the LOC120712034 gene encoding putative RING-H2 finger protein ATL71; this encodes MAQVWAVSLAVASLAISMLGVLGVWLCYLFDAVARGRAPRTPPPTPQAASEEEDEEDGKNGLSEAELMRLGGVAVLESTDGGEKEEEGEALCPICLDAMEPGRAVRVLPGCNRAFHQDCVDRWLAISPRCPVCNVWAAPPRAPASSPRSPKTGWDS
- the LOC120712041 gene encoding uncharacterized protein LOC120712041, with product MTHFMDLRAFILRARVLKLYSQALRIIRRAPEHAQDELRQTTRAEFEKYRHCDDTQKIRFLISEGKQRLKGLGELLDMTGHS